A genomic segment from Gemmatimonadota bacterium encodes:
- a CDS encoding cation diffusion facilitator family transporter — protein MPRTPDPTTGNSQGHAHSHGSANYNAAFAIGISLNLVFVVIEAIYGLRSQSLALVADAGHNFGDVLGLVLAWVAALLTRRLPTRRHTYGMRRSSILAALGNAIFLLVTVGAIAWEAIGRFRNPDPVQSNIVVWVAAVGIVINMGTALLFMAGRKGDLNIRGAFLHMAADAGVSAGVVVAGIIIGVTGWLWLDPAMSLLIVVVITIGTWGLLTESINLALDAVPESVDLHEVEAYLRALPGVAEVHDLHIWGMSTTDVALTAHLVKPTHGDDDAMLLGACKDLHDRFGIEHATIQIERGYGSAECKQAPAEVI, from the coding sequence ATGCCCCGAACACCCGACCCAACAACCGGCAACTCCCAGGGCCACGCACACAGCCATGGGTCCGCCAACTACAATGCGGCGTTCGCGATTGGGATCTCACTAAACCTCGTGTTCGTTGTCATAGAAGCGATCTACGGACTCAGATCACAATCCCTGGCACTCGTCGCCGATGCCGGACACAATTTTGGCGACGTATTGGGATTGGTCCTCGCATGGGTAGCAGCACTCCTGACGCGCAGACTCCCGACGCGCCGTCACACGTACGGTATGCGACGAAGTTCGATTCTTGCCGCGCTCGGCAACGCGATATTCCTGCTTGTAACGGTGGGTGCGATTGCCTGGGAGGCGATTGGTCGTTTCAGGAACCCTGATCCAGTTCAGAGTAACATTGTAGTCTGGGTGGCGGCTGTCGGGATCGTGATCAACATGGGCACCGCGCTCCTTTTCATGGCAGGACGGAAGGGCGACCTCAACATCCGCGGTGCATTCCTCCACATGGCCGCGGACGCTGGAGTCTCGGCCGGTGTCGTTGTAGCGGGAATCATCATCGGCGTCACTGGCTGGCTGTGGCTCGACCCAGCCATGAGCCTCCTAATCGTGGTCGTCATTACGATAGGCACCTGGGGGCTCCTCACAGAGTCAATTAATCTCGCGCTTGATGCAGTTCCGGAAAGTGTCGATCTGCACGAGGTCGAAGCGTACTTGCGCGCGCTGCCAGGAGTCGCGGAAGTGCACGACCTGCATATCTGGGGGATGAGTACGACGGATGTGGCGCTCACTGCCCATCTGGTAAAGCCAACGCATGGCGATGATGATGCGATGTTGCTGGGGGCGTGCAAGGACCTGCACGATCGATTTGGGATCGAGCACGCCACCATTCAGATCGAGCGAGGATACGGATCGGCCGAATGTAAGCAGGCGCCTGCCGAAGTGATCTGA
- a CDS encoding P-II family nitrogen regulator, whose translation MIMITAIIQPFKLDVVMLALESIPGFNGMTVSECRGFGHWKLSLEETSSHIAGLGASGTELHRREGERAAGSDLTDFTEKVKLEIVVAERERAETIVQTISRAARTGRAGDGKIFMWPITHVVRIRTLELDMAALS comes from the coding sequence ATGATAATGATTACCGCGATCATTCAGCCATTCAAACTCGACGTCGTGATGTTGGCGTTGGAAAGCATTCCCGGCTTCAACGGAATGACGGTAAGCGAGTGCCGGGGCTTCGGGCATTGGAAGCTGAGTCTTGAGGAGACTTCGAGCCACATTGCGGGTCTGGGTGCGTCTGGGACTGAGCTGCACCGTCGTGAAGGAGAGCGCGCCGCTGGAAGTGATCTTACCGATTTCACCGAGAAGGTGAAACTCGAGATCGTAGTTGCTGAGCGTGAGCGCGCCGAAACGATAGTCCAGACTATTTCGCGCGCTGCACGAACAGGTCGCGCTGGCGACGGCAAGATATTCATGTGGCCGATCACACACGTCGTCCGCATACGCACTCTGGAGTTGGACATGGCAGCCCTATCGTGA